The genomic window TGCGAGGGTGATTTTCGAGCATAGCATGAGCCTGATATCGAATCAGCCGGGCATAACAGAGGGTCCTTCGCCATAAAAGGCTTGACTCGATTTACCGGGGAATAAAATGTAATTCTTATATCGTTGGTGCCAGCACGAAGCTTGCCTGTAATATCGAACCTGCGCGCAATGTACATGTTATCAGTCTCGGCGATTAACTTGCCATTGAGCATGATTCGTGCGAACGTGTCCAGCCCATCGCATTCAAGGAAAATCTTCTTAGATTCGAGGAGGTTGTCGTTAGCATCAAAAGAGCGTGAATATTCCCAATCGCTCTCATGGACCCACGCGACTTTATACTCATTGTCCGCACAGAATGGGTCTTCGATCTTTTTCGCGCGCATCAGATCGGTGTGAACACACCCCGGCACCCGCGCCTTAAAGACCTCATCTCCCCCTGCCTGCCTCAGTTCCCATGCGCCATCGAGCGACTGAACAATCATCATTCAACTCCCTCCTACAATGATTATAGCAGGGGTTAATGAGACTTGGAAGAGGTTCTTTATTCTCCCTGAGCAAGACGCTGGGCAGCCTGAATCTGGGCTGATGAGCCTATTAAACTACGCCTTTATCTCAAAATCCTATACTATCGCTGATATCAGAGGAGCACAACTATCTCATCAAAAACGCCTGAGATTTGGGGCAGTGGCGTAAGAAATACTAATGAGGACTAACTGTTTCTGTCCTCTTCGAATTGCAGGTTGAGCTTTTGCAGCAGTGAAAGAATGCTTCTAACATCCTGACGCAAGCCGACAATTTCTTGCTGAAGTTGATTGACTTTCAGTGAAAGCGCCTCGATCTTCTTGCCGGTGGAAAGCTGCTCGTATGCGGACATTATCACGATCCTTTCTCTGGCTGTGCAGGAAAATCTGATATTGCAATACTCTATGAGGATTAAGGTACAAGAGCAGGTAATGGTTGTGCTGCGGAAACCGTCACAATGCTGTTGGGTTTCCGCAGCGGAAAGGTTTAGTCGAGCGAGATAGCCTCATTCGGGCACGCATCCACGCATGCGCCGCATTCAATGCATGCATCCTCATCGATAACAGCTACGTTATTCTCGATCTTAATCGCCTCAACCGGGCAGGCCTCAACACAGGGGCCGCAGCCGGCACATTTCTCTTTGTTTACTTTGGCTGCCATAGGAATACACATCCTCCAGATATGATGAAATTCAGCGTCGCACATCAGCAATTGCGACACTTAATTATACTTATACTTACAGTAGTCAGGTTCCTTGATTACCTGGCAGCACATTTTGTAATTTTTCATCTGGCACAGAGTTGATACGCATGCTATAATCAGTTGGGCATGTTTGTGAAAGGAACGGAGCAAAATTGAGTCATAAGAACAGACATAATCGCAAATTGGTGAAAGAGCCCAGGCTTGAGGGCGTCGCTCCTCCGCAGTTGCTGCGCGACGACTTTGCCGCTCTGGACGCCAAGACTATACTGCGCTGCACGTATGACGTAGAGCAGCTTGTACTCTTGCAATCGATCCAGGGACATGCTCATATGGGTCACGGACTTTTCTATGGAAAGACATTTCCCAACACATCTATGGACGACATAGTACGCGCACTCAGACTCGACCCGGGTATGGCCAAAGAAGAAAGGCAGGATCTCATAGACGAGGTCAGCGAGTTCGTAGACCGGGCAATAGCCGGAGAGCAGATTCGTCATGCATGTAACACGGAAGGTGAGCCGCTGCTGCGATGCGGCGCTCTTCGCGGCATTGAAATTGATCCGCATGGCGTATTGCAGGGCCTGTATCTCGGAGGACTCAGGGACGAAGCCGAAATAAGAAACCTTGCCAATAAACGCTATGGCGTTCAGATCGGATATGGGAAGTGCTTCCTGGTTGATCAGGTCGTTATGAAGCTTCTGGGGCTCAACGGTTTCGATCTGGCAAAGCAGGCGCATGAAGACGAAATTGATGAATTTGAGCGAGCGGGACTATTCGCGGTCAATGGCGATCCTCATATAGACTATATGTATATCCGTTACAAAGTAGGCCCGGGCGCTTCAGATGATGCGGCAGTCGTTATGGCCGGAAAGATGTTCGGACTATCCGCGGCCATAGGCTGCTTCCTGGCGGATGCGGTGGACACTCTTGAAAAATACGTGCCTGAATACTCAGATCAGGACTCGGAGATAGCCGATTACATTGAGCGCAATTACAACAAGCTCGCTCTGACGAAGGATGATGCGGTCGATCTGGCGTACTTGTGTGCCATACCGCACGAAAAACAGGGCGAACTTCCTGACAGCTCACTGAGACATATGCTTCAAATCGACCGCAAGCACGACCAGTGTGCACTGGAGAGTCACCTTGCGTTCGTTTCGGGCAAACCGAGGTCACCGATGGAACTCGACCATGGAGAATGCAGTAACGAAGAGTTTTACCAGTATATTGAACAGCGCCTGAGTTCTTTCCAGGCAAAACACTAGGAGGGGAAAATGCGAAAATATCTAGTTTTGTTATGCATTTTGGCAGTAGCGGTACTGGTTGGATGTGGCGGTGGAGGTGGAGGAAGCTCTACAACAATGATACCATACAAGGTAAGTCTGGAGAATGTGCCTACAGGCGTCACGGCTCACGCCACTGCAAAAGCTCTTAACAGCTTTTCGCCTTCACTTGTAGGAAATGACTTTGTAGCGGCTGCGACTTGTACCCCTGCAGGAACAACATTCACTCAGGCGGTCAAACTGGTATTTACGATGGATAACGCCATCACGCTAAACGACGACGAAATGCTGGTCCTTGGCCACTTGAACTCATCGGGCCAGGTCGTATTGCTGGAAGATAATCCGGTTACTCTGTCGGCGGATGGAAAAACAGCTTCTGTGCAGCTTACCGAGTTTGATGGCACATATAATGATTATATACTCTTGATTGTCCCGTCCACAAAAATTGATCTGACCGTGCCTACCGGTGCCGCCCCATCGGGGGTGACTCCCACTGTTGAGAGTAAGACACTGGAAGATACACCCGACACACCGGGAAATTATCCATTGTACGTAGCGTCAGTAGAGTGTCTCCCGGCAGGAACCACATTCAGCCAACCGGTCACTCTGACGTTTCATCTCTCGACCGCCATGCCGGACGGCAGATCCCTGGTTCTGTATGAGCCTAACGGATCTGGAGGCTGGGCAGGAACAGATGTAGAGGTAAGCCTTTCCGATGGCCGGAAAACAGCCACTGTAAATGTGGATCATTTTACCAGCAACGGCTTTTATATGCTGTGGTTGGATCAGGCTCCATAAAGAAAAAAAGCACCCGGGTTTTCTTATAACCGGGTGCCTTTTTATATTTACTTTTTTGGTCTAGACTTACTTGATCCTGCGCCTGAGCCCAGTGCCCAAGATACCGGTTAGGCCAACGAGAAGTGCAACAATTGACCCCGGCTCCGGCGTTTCTTCATAATAGTACTTTAAGTCTGCCTCTCCAGTAAAAGCAATGGAGTTCCAATAGTCCATATCATTGTCGCCCATAACACTCGATATAGTGCTGCGCACAATAGAAAGGTCGAAAGTGGTATTGATGCCGTCGCTGATATATGGAGTCAGATCATCTATCCCGGCGGTGTATGTTAACGATTTGCTGTCGGTCGTTGCCGGCATAACCTCTGTAAACCCAGAGCCGGTGCTTCCATTAGTCGTCACGGTCGGGAGATAGTCCACGGTGCCATCATAATAGTCGCAGTGATATGTTTTGGTAAAAGTCGGTTTGACGGCAACGAGTTCGGTAGAGCCCTGTTTAAGGGTAAGCGACCTTGACAAATAGACGGTGATGTCTTGAGTACACTCGGCCTTGTTTTCTACGCGCACCATGCCGTTGATACTGCCTGTCAGGGTTAGAACTACGCTTGTCAGAGCATGTGTTCCACTGTATTTGTCAAATGTGACAGTACTCACTCCACTCGTAATGTTCTTCCACTGCGTGACGACGCCTGCACTGGCGGATACTGCAAGAAATACCGTCAACAATAAACAAACAAATAGTGCTGAAACCAATCTTTTCAATTCTTGTCCCTCCCAGCATAAGTCCCTGATACATCCCGCGCAATGATTTGCCTCTAATGAGCCCAATCCTAATTTCACGCATGGCCGGTAACGTTAGGGATGGAGATTATAGATACTTATGATCTTTGTACCAGTAGGCAACTGTGCAATTATCGTGCCAACTGCCATAAAAAGCCTGCTTGAAATAAATTCTTTTTTCTTTAGAGAAGTTGAAGCTAAAAAAAAGACCTGCGACTGAATATCGCA from Armatimonadota bacterium includes these protein-coding regions:
- a CDS encoding choice-of-anchor E domain-containing protein, producing MKRLVSALFVCLLLTVFLAVSASAGVVTQWKNITSGVSTVTFDKYSGTHALTSVVLTLTGSINGMVRVENKAECTQDITVYLSRSLTLKQGSTELVAVKPTFTKTYHCDYYDGTVDYLPTVTTNGSTGSGFTEVMPATTDSKSLTYTAGIDDLTPYISDGINTTFDLSIVRSTISSVMGDNDMDYWNSIAFTGEADLKYYYEETPEPGSIVALLVGLTGILGTGLRRRIK
- a CDS encoding 4Fe-4S binding protein; this encodes MAAKVNKEKCAGCGPCVEACPVEAIKIENNVAVIDEDACIECGACVDACPNEAISLD